In the Thunnus albacares chromosome 10, fThuAlb1.1, whole genome shotgun sequence genome, atCTGCTCTTCTTCCccccatccctcgaccctcaccccCTCATCCAACGTTCTTCGACCCTTACCCCTCATCCCCACATCCCTggaccctctcccttccccctccatcccttccccctccatcccttcatccatcCAACTCTAATCCTTCCTCCTTTCCGCACCTCTGCTCTTCCGCCACTCACCCAATAAACCATTCAAATCCATATTCTAGAAGGGgtggtcttggttagtgaaatgaagtttatagatttataaacAAAGTTTGGGAACAAAGACCACGCCTTGTACGCATGTCATTTTCGCACCACAGGGTATTTAGACACACCTCATCCGCTCCTCTTCCCTTCGTCTCAGTTTGTCCCTCCCACCCTGACCCCCTTGCTAActattctctcttctctgcttgaACACAGGAACAGGGGGCTTTGTACAGACGTCGGACCACCgagacagcacccccaccctgagtctcgaccCCCCTTGATCCCACTTACCTCCCTGCCGTCGACGCCTCACCTTCTTACATCTATCATCCTTCCATTGACCCCCTCCTTCCTCTATTTTCCATCTGCTCTTCTTCccccatccctcgaccctcatcccctcGACCCTCATTCCACATTCTTCGACCCTCACCCCTCATCTCCacaaccacccccccccctccccattcCATCATCCCTCCAACTCTAATCCTTCCTTCTTTCCACACCTCTGCTCTTCCGCCACTCACCCAATAAACCATTCAAATCCATGTTCTAGAAGGGgtggtcttggttagtgaattgtgctttgccgaataacgtagttgtattcgggcacacccctagagGGGAATCACATCAACCTGCTGCATGACacatatttccttatttggacatcactcctgcagaagtagaggtctgtctgcatatTGGCGATGCActtggttttagctcagtagtcagcgcagtcagCTATGATCTGGGAAACTTGGcttcgagacctggtgtggggacgCCCTacgtaagatagtttattcataaacacttattttaacactttaatatcctaaaattaaaagtgtaacaaAAACAAGCACAGGATTTTTACGCCTATTTCCACTtctatttgaatacaaatacaaatataaatttgctgcctcaacaaatatatacaaatacaaatactgggctctctgcacatcctaAATGACTACCctaaacatacagccagagtcataaagaactgtCTTCAGctacaagaagaacaaggagtggTATGGCCcgcacagagccctgatctcaacatcatggaatCAGTCatggattacatgaagagacagcaGCAACTGAGatgcctaaatccacagaaaaaTTGTGGCAatttctccaagatgcagggACAACCAACAtgccaagtacctgaaaaactgtgtgcaggtgtactgaggagaactgctttTTTAAAGGTAAAGCATGTTGTAGGAGGACAGACTCCCTGGATTCCTAAGTTCGCAAGCACAGACCCTCAGCCTGCAGAAATGATCTTTGTAACCCTCTTAGTGGGGGTTGatcagtgatgctcaacagATTCGAAGACCTCCTAAGAACCATTTCAATAAGTTGAATTATGACACAAACTAAAAGCATGAACTGACCCTAAAGGCCACTCTGACCGCAGAAAAACAACTCCCACCTTAGATGGAGCACAGACTTTTCTCACCAAAGCCATAAAACTAACCTCCATTCCTGAGGACTTTGTGAAGCCTCCCTATAAACCCGGGCCAAACTTGAAATttgtgtaaattaaatgtctaatcattatgcaacttatatcatgttatttttcatgtaaatacaagaagaatggtTTAACTTTGATAGTTTTATGACTATCTACTAAAGAGATATAAGACTTCGATTTTATTAACCTTTTATACTAGAGGTAACAATATTGCCCTCTATTGACATGAGTTAAATTCCCTTGTgttaagagttaatgaatgtttgataaCCGTGTATTTGTATCTTAAAAGCACCCTAGTGTTTAACTCTTGATCTATTAActcatgttatttgtcatgtaaatacaagaataaTGGTTTAACTTTCATAGTTTTATGACTATCTACTAAAGAGATATAAGACTTAGATTTTATTAACCTTTTATACTAGAGGTAACGATATTGCCCTCTATTGACATGAGTTAAATTCCCTTGTgttaagagttaatgaatgtttgataaCTATGTATTTGTATCTTAAAATCACCCAACTGTTTAACTCGTGATTtattaacctcatagacaatcatGTTTTAGTAGTTGAATTAGATAAGTAGTTGTATTGAATGATAAAGTTTCTGAAgtaataggaatgtaaagatataatgtttgaaggatttcagtttaaagttttcttttatggttaaacaatagtcacattgaatgcttttatattatgaagtaagggttatgttgaatttatatttacatatgtttctgaaagtaatctaatcacCTAAGTGTTGCCTAACTTTATTTCCTATCAAACCTTATTTCAGTAGATGGTTTAAGATGTGTGaatagtttgagaaagttgaatcaATGAAGGTTATATGCTTAAACatcatgaagtgttaatatgaaggttaatgtttgttattagaagaTCTGACTTATTATGAAACATATGTAAACTGCTaaactgtttctttaatggttttacaaatatgatagAAGATGATGAGACCGTTATCAATCAGAAAATATCGTGAAATGCTTggacattatgaaaataatttgtttacagctttaatgtgaaataatgggcaacagtgacttgaagtgtgtgttttgcatgtaaaaactcaATTAGACTTCCACAAAATTCCTTTACTTCAGGAGACGCACACTGCAAACCACCAGCCACACCTAAGCCCCtagaacaaagaaattgaatattcatcaataattcctctttgagctggcctccaagaaCTCAAGAAAATTCTTAAGactcatttatttgtttttcaaccaaatatatccgtatttaatcttttattgcaAAAGTTgcaattgttttgttttattagtaacattaagtCCCGTATCTCCACGTAATATAGTACTAATAatagtaatttaattttgaagtaaatatgtatagtattttattttgaagtaaacaCTGCTGAAGATTTGTGCATAGTCAGACTAAACTTTACATACTAAACTTTATTCGGTACTCAACTCAAGTTACTACAAGCCAACCAAAGCCTGAATCCTCAACttgaagtagaagtagaagttgaagtagaaatagaagtagaagtagaagttgaagtaggagaagaaggagaaaaaagaggaggaggaggagacttGAAACTGAACCTCTACCTGCTCTCTGAGAGCAATATTGCAAATCAGAAGTGAAGCCAGCCTAAAGACTCTTTCAGAGCAGCCTCAAACGGCTTGATTCTTTACTGGCATTCAACGCCTCTGCATCTACAAAGATGTTCCACAGCCCACAGCTGATCCGGGCTCTTTCACTGCAACACCACTGGTGATGCTGCTCCAAACAATGCTGGACCTGCCAAAATGATGCCTCTACCACGACGAAACAcctcaacagtaaggcataacatggttttgtgatcaagggttgatgttgAATAACGTTAAAATCAAAAGaatttatttagagaagttgaattagctttccCTTAGTATTCCCTGGTGCAATACGTTAAGCCTCGAGTCACACACTTTGAGCCACTTTCtattaaatttgaatttgaatttattaataGGATAGCCCCTTGAGATGTAGCATCTCCTTTTCAAGGGCgtcctaaaaaacacaaaatataagaatattgtattgtattataagAATATAACACATACTTACAATGACAACGTTACATAACAAACATAGACtacaaatacacagatacagacagctCTCTCATCATCTcacacccacaccccccacCATCAGCAGTTGTACAAGAAACTGGATACAAGAAATGAGAAATGACCCGTAAAAATCAGATCACTTTCATCAGTACCGGGAGCACTTGAAACAATTCATCTTCTAattgcaaatacacacaaatgaaaagcaTGAACAGGTTGTTTTAAGATGACAGAATAAAGAACTCCTGAAGCAGCGAAAAGAGTTAATAGATctaagagaaagaggaagatcaTTCCGATCAGCTGGAGCTTTGTACTGAAAAGCCCTGCGTCCAACTTCTTTAAAAATTCTggggaaagaaaagaagggaTATTGCATATGTCTGAGTGAATAAGAAGATCTATATGGAACCAAAAACGGTTTCAAATAGGAAGgacaattaaaataaacatagttAAAGATTAACTGAACCCAGTGAAACTGCCTTCTAGCTTTAGGCTGCAGCCAATTAAGTGATTCATACATAAAGCAATGTTGAGTTTTATATGGGCATCTCAAAATAAATCTACACAGAGAGTTATATAATACATTTAGTATCAGTGGTGTTCATATGTCAGCATAATCAATTACAGGTAAAATTAATTGAGAGATTATTCTTTTtctgacatgaaatgaaaaacaattaattgagtgACAGAGTGAGCACTGACGaccaaatgtttgtttcataataAAATCAATGTGGGCTTAAAGCAGAGTTCAGGTTCAATCCAAAGTCCAAGATATTTGAAAGAGTCAACTCTCTCAAGGGGGATCCATCATCAAAATTAATACGAAAGCCACAGGGATGTGGATGTCTTTGTTGGATGCCAAACACCATGCTGCAGGACTTCTTCTTATTCAATATGAGTAAGTTATTATGAAGCCATTTTTGAACCAAATTAAAGTCAAATTGTAAGGAGTTCTGTATCTGTAATATATCAGAGTTAGAGGTATATATAACAGTATCATCAGCAAATAGATGAATATGACAATTTGAGCATGTTAGTggtaagtcattaataaagatAGAGAAAAGAAGTGGATCAAGAGTGGAGCCTTGTGGAACACCCTTATCAACAGTTAAATAATCAGACTGAGAACCTTGAAAGACAACACACTGACATATATTATGAGGATAGGAATTAAACGAGAGGAGAGCATTTTGAGATAGACCAATAGAACGGAGCTGATCAAGGAGGAGGTAGTGATCAACCAAATCAAAAGCTTTGGAAAGAGCAATAAAACTTTCACCTGTGAGTAGGCCTTTATCAAATGACGAGAACACATCATTTGTGAATTTTAGAAGGGCTGTTGTGGTGGAGAAATTAGGTCTAAAGCCAGAATAGGTTGCACAGATTTATATACTGatataattgattaaaaataagTTTCTCAAAAATCTTGTCAATGGTACAGATAATAgatattggtctgtagttattCACATCTAGTGGATCTCCTCCTTGATTGAAGGAGTAGATATAGacatattaaataaatcagCAAGGGGATACATTAGAATATGAGCTACAAGTTTAATAAATTTAGCCTCCAAACCATCTGGACCAGCACTACTATTTTCTTTTAACTcatttataacataaaaaaCACCAATAGGCAGAATTTTCctaaagaaaaaagaaccattaggccgtattcagatcaaatcaggcggtgcagcAAAAATGACAGTCCCCCCATTCATGTGAATGGGGTAGTGCGTTTCGGCTGTGGCTGTTTTTGCCACTGTGGCACTGCACCAAACTGCGgccggaaagttgagccagagtcaacttttggagaaatgcaacctGACGTCTCTGCagctgaaggctgcggtggccaatcacagccagagaTCAGACTGGTCAGAGTTGTAAACGctgccatgagggagtaaaaacacattactaggatgaggggaggacatttcccTTGTAGTACAGTTTAAAAAGCCAGCCATATCATAAGAATTAAAGTGTTGGGAACCACAGATAGATGAGAAATGATGGTTGAAAGCTTGGGAAATAAGTAGAGGAtcattaataatttcattatttatacgTATCTGGTTTAAGagttttttgttagttttattgAGAATATTGTCCAATTGTTTCCAGAACTGTCTAGGATCACGGAAATCCTGTAAAAAGCTGTCTTTATAGTAGTTAGATTTTGCATTCCTTGTTATGGTTTTATATAGATTTCTCAAGTATCTGTAGGTTTCCCAATCAGCAGCATCCTTAGACAGACGATATTTGGCCCAGGCTTTATCCCTTTGTTTGAAAAGGCTGATAAATTGTGAGCTAATCCAGGGTAGTTGTCTACCTTTAAC is a window encoding:
- the LOC122989855 gene encoding uncharacterized protein LOC122989855 isoform X1; translated protein: MIILGDFNCNWLDRSFSNDRNLINSVNLTQLIKEPTRVDYRSSSLLDWILVTNPERIIKSGVMSDCLSDHSVIFCVWKIKIPSLPPKYIRLRQCKNINVDNFIQDIISINWDRLIPLVDDVWNFFYSEITNIIDKHAPIKTISVKGRQLPWISSQFISLFKQRDKAWAKYRLSKDAADWETYRYLRNLYKTITRNAKSNYYKDSFLQDFRDPRQFWKQLDNILNKTNKKLLNQIRINNEIINDPLLISQAFNHHFSSICGSQHFNSYDMAGFLNCTTREMSSPHPSNVFLLPHGSVYNSDQSDLWL